One part of the [Synechococcus] sp. NIES-970 genome encodes these proteins:
- a CDS encoding methyl-accepting chemotaxis protein, giving the protein MPPSATDYTREYAEAQKAYYQNNLPEAEAIANQLLRDYPDDPRLLLLSGHIALGLQDLGRASTFYRQVLEATDQQDYHDYAHQGLEQINVYGQQVSSNGAIANGAQNGYGANQTLTQEDVDYPFGEADLEAAFAFDGEDEQPALDHLDDWTEELVFTPSGPLREDDDETFLVPHANDEHSLGAPTSHRLDAPFFTEETEEFIEFNEDELVEFDTTAGSSTQEDTLGNYDDGPLGLDLDLIPPTDYTQGMPTQATLLMGTDDPSSVQGSIPWQEDSGEPIDAGLYSDFGAMPPQENGDFDDDISLGSLGAELFEAVQEPPKQEEGGFLEEFGILNDQDIESLGDFGSDILEDDQDMPDTSLFESSLEGTNTASFNFDDFPGELAIAEDDNLFAALSEDNPPGTLGVNFTVPEKGNEAVIVPSKSYLAWFENVPLQKKQLFTATGAAAASAIATLIVIIGILQTTPSGEQRQQAFWPVAKTGLLTSLFAGAASFGTTFFFGRLTSKQIKRSTDNLQEQFDAVSQGNLNVKATVFAEDEFGVLATGFNKMARVILNTTSEAQRRAEETEQSKEDLQRQVIRLLDDVEGAARGDFTVQAEVTADVLGAVADAFNLTIQNLREIVQQVKQAARQVNKNAADSESFARGLSSDALRQAEELAVTLNSVQMMTDSIQRVAENAREAEEVARTASSTALKGGESVEHTVAGILQIRETVAETARKVKRLAESSQEISKIVAVVSQIASRTNLLALNASIEAARAGESGKGFAIVADEVRQLADRSAKALKEIEQIVLQIQSETSLVMTAMEEGTQQVIDGTKRAEQAKQSLDDIIQVSNRIDALVRSITADTVEQRENSRAVAQVMQSVELTAQETSRESQRVAGSLQKLVVIARDLSSSVDRFRVEASDEA; this is encoded by the coding sequence ATGCCGCCCAGCGCCACCGATTATACGAGAGAGTATGCTGAGGCCCAGAAAGCCTACTATCAAAATAATTTGCCTGAGGCAGAGGCGATCGCGAATCAGTTACTCCGGGATTATCCAGACGATCCCCGACTGTTGTTATTGAGTGGTCACATCGCCCTGGGCCTGCAGGATTTGGGGCGCGCATCAACTTTTTATCGCCAAGTTTTAGAAGCGACCGATCAACAGGATTACCACGACTATGCCCACCAAGGATTAGAGCAAATTAATGTCTATGGTCAACAGGTGAGTAGCAATGGGGCGATCGCCAATGGTGCTCAAAACGGTTACGGCGCTAATCAGACCTTAACCCAAGAAGATGTCGACTATCCCTTCGGAGAAGCTGACCTTGAAGCCGCCTTTGCCTTTGATGGAGAAGACGAGCAGCCCGCCCTCGATCACCTGGACGATTGGACTGAAGAGCTGGTTTTCACTCCCTCTGGCCCCCTCCGCGAAGATGATGATGAAACTTTTCTCGTTCCCCATGCCAATGACGAGCACTCCCTTGGTGCTCCCACAAGCCATCGCTTAGATGCCCCATTTTTTACCGAAGAAACAGAAGAATTTATCGAGTTCAATGAAGATGAACTGGTGGAATTTGACACAACTGCTGGCTCATCAACACAGGAAGATACCCTTGGCAATTATGACGATGGCCCTTTAGGACTTGACCTTGATTTAATCCCTCCCACTGATTACACCCAGGGAATGCCCACCCAGGCGACCCTCCTGATGGGAACCGATGACCCCAGTTCTGTCCAAGGCTCTATTCCTTGGCAGGAAGATTCCGGTGAACCCATTGACGCCGGTCTTTATTCAGACTTCGGGGCAATGCCTCCGCAGGAAAATGGTGATTTTGATGATGACATCAGCCTAGGTAGTTTAGGGGCTGAATTATTTGAGGCCGTTCAAGAACCCCCGAAACAAGAGGAAGGGGGCTTTTTAGAGGAATTTGGCATCCTTAACGACCAAGACATTGAAAGTCTCGGTGATTTTGGGTCAGATATTCTAGAAGATGACCAGGATATGCCCGATACGAGCCTTTTTGAATCCTCCTTGGAAGGTACAAATACGGCAAGTTTTAATTTTGATGATTTTCCTGGAGAACTGGCGATCGCCGAAGATGATAATCTCTTTGCGGCCCTCAGCGAAGATAATCCCCCCGGTACCCTTGGGGTGAACTTTACGGTTCCTGAAAAAGGCAATGAAGCCGTTATTGTCCCTTCGAAGAGTTACCTCGCTTGGTTTGAAAATGTCCCCCTCCAGAAAAAACAACTGTTTACAGCCACGGGGGCAGCGGCAGCTTCGGCGATCGCCACCTTGATTGTTATCATTGGTATCCTTCAGACCACCCCCTCTGGCGAACAGCGCCAACAAGCATTTTGGCCTGTGGCGAAAACGGGTCTCCTGACGAGTCTTTTTGCTGGGGCTGCCAGTTTTGGTACCACCTTCTTCTTTGGTCGACTGACCAGTAAGCAAATTAAGCGCAGTACCGACAATCTTCAAGAACAATTTGATGCGGTTTCCCAGGGGAATCTCAACGTTAAAGCAACTGTTTTTGCTGAAGATGAATTTGGAGTGCTGGCCACAGGCTTTAACAAAATGGCCAGGGTGATTCTCAATACCACCAGTGAAGCCCAACGACGGGCCGAAGAAACAGAACAATCCAAAGAAGACCTCCAGCGCCAGGTGATTCGCCTCCTAGATGATGTGGAAGGGGCCGCCCGGGGAGACTTTACCGTACAAGCAGAGGTCACTGCCGACGTATTAGGGGCTGTGGCTGACGCCTTTAACCTGACGATTCAAAACCTCCGAGAAATCGTTCAACAGGTGAAACAGGCGGCCCGCCAGGTGAACAAAAACGCCGCAGATAGTGAATCCTTTGCCCGGGGTCTATCGAGTGATGCCCTGCGTCAAGCAGAGGAATTGGCTGTCACCCTCAACTCGGTGCAGATGATGACCGACTCCATCCAGCGGGTGGCTGAAAATGCCCGGGAGGCAGAGGAGGTGGCCCGCACCGCTTCGAGCACCGCCCTGAAGGGGGGAGAATCGGTAGAACATACGGTGGCGGGGATTTTGCAGATCCGAGAAACGGTGGCTGAAACTGCCCGGAAGGTAAAACGCCTCGCGGAATCTTCCCAAGAAATTTCAAAAATTGTGGCGGTGGTTTCTCAGATCGCCTCCCGGACAAATCTCCTTGCTTTAAACGCATCTATCGAGGCGGCCCGGGCCGGAGAATCGGGAAAAGGGTTTGCGATCGTTGCTGACGAGGTGCGACAGTTGGCTGACCGTTCTGCGAAGGCTCTGAAAGAAATTGAGCAAATCGTTTTGCAAATTCAAAGTGAGACGAGTTTGGTAATGACAGCCATGGAGGAAGGGACGCAACAGGTTATCGACGGAACCAAACGGGCTGAACAGGCTAAGCAGTCCCTTGATGACATTATCCAGGTATCTAATCGTATTGACGCCCTGGTGCGATCGATTACGGCGGATACGGTGGAACAGCGGGAAAATTCGCGGGCGGTGGCCCAGGTGATGCAATCGGTGGAATTAACGGCCCAGGAAACCTCCCGTGAATCCCAGCGGGTGGCAGGATCGTTGCAGAAATTAGTGGTGATTGCCCGTGATCTATCATCCTCGGTAGACCGGTTCCGGGTGGAAGCGAGTGACGAAGCGTAA
- a CDS encoding cheW-like protein — MTDNSNPEQNLNSLEANLKELTSPEGELHLKFCLPSGMGFVLPAVGIREVMQQSPDRITAIPNVSPLLLGTINLRGQVIWVADLGQFLGDTAPLRTDRAEIPVIAIEDQDMLLGLAVQEMQGMEWRSPEALQIHLNDLSDTMAPFIRGAWRDEADDETPWYLLDYVAILRSARWGA, encoded by the coding sequence ATGACTGATAACAGTAATCCTGAGCAAAATTTAAATTCTTTAGAGGCCAATCTCAAGGAACTGACCAGTCCGGAGGGGGAGCTTCATTTGAAGTTCTGCTTGCCTTCAGGGATGGGCTTTGTGCTACCAGCGGTGGGCATCCGTGAGGTGATGCAGCAGTCACCAGATCGAATTACAGCGATTCCCAATGTTTCACCCTTGCTCCTGGGTACGATTAACCTCCGGGGCCAGGTGATTTGGGTGGCGGATTTGGGACAATTTTTGGGGGATACTGCCCCTCTTCGAACGGATCGGGCTGAAATCCCAGTGATTGCCATCGAGGACCAAGATATGTTGTTGGGTCTGGCAGTGCAGGAGATGCAAGGCATGGAATGGCGATCGCCTGAGGCCTTACAAATTCACCTCAATGACCTTTCAGATACAATGGCGCCTTTTATTCGGGGAGCTTGGCGCGATGAAGCAGACGACGAAACCCCCTGGTACTTGCTTGATTATGTTGCAATTCTTCGTTCAGCTCGTTGGGGTGCTTAA
- a CDS encoding two-component system response regulator has protein sequence MSKILVVEDSISQREMISELLKGNGLAVDVAGDGVEALETLTQMAKTDVGALPNLIVLDIVMPRMNGYELCRRLKSDPKIKSIPIVMCSSKGEEFDRYWGMKQGADAYIAKPFQPAELIGTIKQLLRSGGN, from the coding sequence ATGAGTAAAATTTTGGTTGTTGAGGACAGTATCTCCCAAAGAGAAATGATTTCAGAGCTGCTCAAAGGTAACGGCCTGGCAGTGGATGTTGCCGGTGATGGTGTTGAAGCCCTAGAAACCTTAACCCAGATGGCCAAAACCGATGTCGGTGCTTTACCGAATCTGATTGTCCTGGATATTGTCATGCCCCGGATGAACGGTTATGAACTCTGTCGTCGCCTCAAGTCTGATCCAAAAATCAAAAGTATTCCCATCGTGATGTGTTCTTCTAAGGGGGAAGAGTTTGATCGGTATTGGGGGATGAAGCAGGGGGCTGATGCTTATATCGCTAAGCCTTTCCAGCCAGCAGAACTCATTGGCACTATTAAGCAATTACTCCGTAGTGGTGGCAATTAA
- a CDS encoding putative two component system response regulator — MQGTLNEIDLRSILQLIELGQRTGQLLVEARKPVVTDDSTWRSPQQNTAPLSAWLVFFLNGQILYATDDHLPNLRRLEDYLVHYHLGDDLGNLFQSAAIAHNTIPEYAALWLLLEEQILTVEQARQILQAMVQETLFDLLSLHQGYFTFQLSTPLSPQLTTYTVTPFLFETIKKVQKWKQFHPHIQLPQQRILLTHPENLAAALPTMAYQKLAQWTTGNTSIRQLARYLNRDLVALAKALLPYIQQGWMQVLDPFPSPSSLRQRPAQDDRPLQILCIDDDITIGKTVEHMLTPMGYAVHLVHDPLKAIEAIFDLQPDLILCDIAMPNLDGNEICMMLRHGKRFQTMPIIMLTGKEGFLDRIRANLAGATDYLTKPFGQQELVTLLEKYLTVE, encoded by the coding sequence ATGCAAGGGACTCTCAATGAAATTGATCTTCGTAGTATTTTGCAGCTCATTGAGCTAGGGCAACGCACGGGCCAATTGCTTGTCGAAGCGCGTAAACCGGTTGTCACCGATGACTCGACCTGGCGATCACCCCAGCAAAACACAGCCCCCCTTTCCGCCTGGTTAGTTTTTTTCTTGAATGGTCAAATCCTTTATGCCACCGATGACCATTTGCCCAACTTACGTCGCTTAGAAGATTATCTCGTCCACTATCACCTCGGCGATGACCTTGGTAATCTTTTCCAATCGGCGGCGATCGCCCACAATACCATTCCCGAATATGCAGCCCTGTGGCTGCTCCTAGAAGAACAAATTCTGACCGTTGAGCAGGCCCGGCAGATCCTCCAGGCCATGGTTCAAGAAACCCTCTTTGACCTTCTCAGCCTGCACCAAGGCTATTTCACTTTTCAATTGAGTACACCGCTTTCCCCCCAGCTCACCACCTATACCGTTACCCCTTTTCTCTTTGAGACCATTAAAAAAGTCCAGAAATGGAAACAGTTCCATCCCCATATTCAACTGCCCCAGCAGCGTATCCTACTAACTCACCCTGAAAATTTGGCGGCAGCTCTACCCACAATGGCCTATCAAAAGCTGGCCCAATGGACGACTGGCAACACGAGTATCCGGCAGTTAGCGCGCTATCTCAATCGGGATCTGGTGGCCCTTGCCAAAGCACTCTTACCCTATATTCAACAGGGCTGGATGCAGGTGCTCGATCCTTTTCCTTCCCCGAGCAGCCTGCGACAACGCCCGGCTCAAGATGACCGCCCTCTTCAGATTCTCTGCATTGATGATGACATCACCATCGGTAAAACCGTTGAACATATGCTGACTCCCATGGGCTATGCTGTCCACCTTGTGCATGATCCCCTCAAGGCGATCGAAGCGATCTTTGACCTCCAACCGGATTTGATCCTCTGTGATATTGCAATGCCGAACCTAGATGGCAACGAAATTTGTATGATGCTGCGCCATGGCAAGCGTTTTCAAACGATGCCAATTATCATGCTCACTGGCAAAGAGGGTTTCCTAGACCGGATCCGCGCAAATCTGGCCGGGGCCACTGACTATCTCACTAAACCGTTTGGCCAACAGGAACTAGTCACCTTACTTGAAAAATACTTGACCGTTGAATAG
- a CDS encoding hypothetical protein (conserved hypothetical protein): MGGKTEIKLLACERNDKSWSAVPGEELVAADELNSFNDGALVIVNLGNNRLIQGAPEAATNRLLTVLQNFSRLIDKSKSQEEEIEQWRQSLTYQADELNRRQDEINARLEQIEETEAELQKLQEEKLALEQVRAEADEIKAEFARKQAELEGAWQHLRGEQERFANHQGEVSGVGIDPAIATKIHQILRQYQADHGPTNELRIQLDDLLQTLTQQSSIFKHFEQYQHQLQELEHHLETLNTQVQTEAKNLEERRQALDSARTQLQIERQLIQIKQQHLNHVDISRQRQEDLQDLLTSLATGSGALNHYGVDLAAIETMPLGELENTVEKLRAELEKLIRFVNDQEEELTLQHEAVSELRDSLAAIDSNNVMQVQELEDELKDEQEKLGMLNQTLVGQRRTLRERQGVLQQHLQILKRRQGIIEMEGTPTLDFSPVISYLEDYREEDEVLKQKLEGELEAMRQTIQRLEGIIFPQEQELFQQQDNLDRKRAEYQAKQQEQAQLQGKVQFYQEQLLPLEQAFEGMITSIQTLENLVHRFLEVNDQQQQLAGELENLVGCEAASS; the protein is encoded by the coding sequence ATGGGGGGCAAAACGGAAATAAAATTGCTTGCCTGTGAACGCAATGACAAAAGCTGGAGCGCAGTCCCCGGAGAAGAACTCGTCGCTGCCGACGAACTCAATAGCTTTAACGATGGGGCCCTTGTCATCGTCAACCTCGGCAACAATCGACTGATTCAGGGAGCGCCCGAAGCCGCGACAAATCGCCTCTTGACAGTTCTTCAAAACTTTTCTCGCCTCATCGATAAATCTAAATCTCAGGAAGAAGAAATCGAGCAATGGCGACAATCACTGACCTACCAAGCCGACGAACTCAACCGCCGTCAAGATGAAATTAACGCCCGTCTTGAGCAGATCGAAGAAACCGAAGCGGAACTGCAAAAGCTCCAGGAAGAAAAGCTCGCTCTCGAACAAGTAAGGGCCGAAGCCGATGAAATTAAAGCCGAATTTGCCCGGAAGCAAGCGGAGCTTGAAGGGGCTTGGCAACACCTCCGGGGAGAACAGGAGCGTTTTGCTAACCACCAAGGAGAAGTCAGCGGTGTAGGAATAGATCCGGCGATCGCCACAAAAATTCACCAGATTCTCAGGCAATACCAAGCTGACCATGGCCCTACCAATGAACTCAGAATTCAGCTCGATGATTTATTACAGACCCTAACCCAGCAGTCCAGCATTTTTAAGCATTTTGAACAATACCAACACCAACTCCAAGAGCTAGAACACCACCTCGAAACCCTCAATACCCAAGTTCAAACGGAAGCTAAAAATCTTGAAGAGCGACGCCAAGCCTTAGATAGTGCCAGAACTCAATTACAAATTGAACGGCAGCTCATCCAAATTAAACAACAACACCTCAACCATGTTGACATCTCACGGCAACGCCAAGAAGATCTCCAAGACCTACTGACAAGCTTAGCAACAGGCTCTGGCGCCCTTAATCATTATGGTGTCGATTTAGCGGCGATAGAAACAATGCCCCTCGGCGAGCTAGAAAATACCGTCGAAAAATTACGGGCTGAACTAGAAAAATTAATCCGCTTTGTCAATGACCAGGAAGAAGAACTCACCCTCCAGCATGAAGCAGTGAGTGAACTGAGAGACTCCTTAGCTGCGATTGACTCAAACAATGTGATGCAAGTTCAAGAGCTCGAAGATGAACTCAAAGATGAACAGGAAAAGTTGGGAATGCTTAACCAAACCCTTGTGGGTCAGCGTCGTACACTCCGAGAACGGCAGGGAGTGCTTCAACAACATTTACAAATTCTCAAGCGTCGCCAGGGCATTATCGAGATGGAAGGGACACCGACCCTCGATTTTAGCCCCGTGATTAGTTACCTGGAAGACTACCGGGAAGAGGACGAAGTACTCAAACAAAAATTGGAGGGGGAATTAGAGGCAATGCGTCAAACCATTCAACGTTTGGAAGGGATTATTTTCCCCCAGGAGCAAGAATTGTTCCAACAACAGGATAATCTCGACCGTAAGCGGGCCGAATATCAGGCAAAACAACAAGAACAAGCGCAGTTACAAGGAAAGGTTCAATTTTATCAGGAACAGCTACTTCCCCTAGAACAGGCTTTTGAAGGAATGATCACATCGATCCAGACTCTCGAAAATTTAGTACACCGTTTTCTTGAAGTTAATGATCAACAACAGCAGTTGGCCGGAGAATTAGAGAATCTCGTTGGCTGTGAAGCAGCTTCTTCATAA
- a CDS encoding FAD dependent oxidoreductase, putative — translation MLDVAIIGAGLAGIHCGQQLQAKGLKVALFDKSRGIGGRLATRRVADQSLDHGLSYWEIGGEHTAALTKKLTALGLLQSWSVATTASVDPKDWQTLVGEHRWMAPDGMTAIAKYLAQDLVIHRGQQLTTLQPMANHWVLTFAQGETVTAKQVVLALPLPQVITLTYSFITVRDRPPEVFYDPALSLMVGYGGLNLDFPWQGLHLTKHPLWRTISREGEKRSPSNMTLVCQTTGSFASAYLDRADLAPVASQLLENLQTLFHLPQPLWWQIHRWRYAIPKNSSGQAYYRFSTSVPLLACGDWCFGHGIEGAIASGLATATFLLDSLNKPTLP, via the coding sequence ATGTTAGATGTGGCGATTATCGGTGCTGGTCTGGCCGGTATCCATTGCGGCCAGCAGCTCCAAGCAAAGGGTTTAAAGGTTGCCCTCTTTGATAAATCCCGGGGGATTGGTGGCCGTTTGGCCACAAGGCGAGTCGCTGATCAATCCTTAGACCATGGTTTGTCCTATTGGGAAATTGGCGGTGAGCACACTGCAGCCTTAACGAAAAAGTTAACGGCATTGGGTCTTTTGCAATCTTGGTCTGTGGCCACCACAGCTTCTGTAGATCCTAAGGATTGGCAAACCCTTGTAGGAGAACATCGCTGGATGGCCCCTGACGGAATGACGGCGATCGCCAAATACCTAGCCCAAGATCTAGTGATCCATCGGGGACAACAGCTGACCACCCTCCAACCGATGGCTAATCACTGGGTACTGACTTTTGCCCAGGGAGAAACGGTCACCGCTAAACAGGTGGTTTTAGCGTTACCCCTGCCCCAGGTGATCACACTCACTTATTCTTTTATTACCGTGCGCGATCGCCCCCCAGAAGTTTTTTATGATCCAGCCCTCTCGTTGATGGTTGGTTATGGTGGCCTAAACCTTGATTTTCCCTGGCAAGGGCTCCATCTGACCAAACATCCCCTCTGGCGCACTATTAGTCGTGAAGGTGAAAAGCGATCGCCCTCAAATATGACCCTGGTTTGCCAAACCACCGGATCTTTTGCCAGTGCATACCTCGATAGGGCCGACCTCGCTCCAGTTGCCAGTCAGTTGCTCGAAAATCTTCAAACCCTTTTTCACCTGCCCCAACCTCTCTGGTGGCAGATTCACCGCTGGCGTTATGCCATCCCCAAAAACAGCAGTGGCCAGGCCTATTACCGCTTTTCTACGTCAGTGCCCCTCTTGGCCTGTGGCGACTGGTGTTTCGGTCATGGTATCGAAGGGGCGATCGCCTCTGGTTTAGCTACCGCGACATTCTTACTTGATTCCCTCAACAAGCCCACATTGCCCTAG
- a CDS encoding hypothetical protein (conserved hypothetical protein) — protein sequence MDELRTALELATDEELHHLTQLLFSRKFNPLDYWYTPQPSAIRSQNRDRQIKSIEARFRFLAADGVTVLRRRTGGLTYRQVLFQVGEFLKIPCATHLETTEIEAEIFLSLTNRAWEKLPRAEQRVLLEKVRRSLAETMLPEALPPQLQHDPLKILVKGGSTLVISGVLKALLMRQIAQQFARYFITRQATQAGTTGLSSLVLAQMGRRGLTQTAVRYGLTRNLVGVVVPALWGWFLADLGWRAIATNYGRIIPMIVTLAQIRLTREPLPAL from the coding sequence GTGGATGAATTGCGCACTGCCCTAGAATTAGCCACCGATGAGGAGCTACATCACCTTACCCAGCTTCTGTTTAGTCGTAAATTTAATCCCCTCGATTATTGGTATACTCCTCAACCCAGCGCCATTCGTAGCCAAAATCGCGATCGCCAAATCAAAAGTATTGAAGCACGGTTCCGGTTTCTGGCCGCCGATGGGGTAACTGTCCTCCGCCGTCGCACCGGGGGCTTGACCTATCGTCAAGTGTTGTTTCAGGTGGGAGAATTTCTCAAAATCCCCTGTGCTACACATTTAGAAACGACAGAAATTGAAGCAGAAATTTTTTTAAGCTTGACCAATCGTGCTTGGGAAAAGTTACCCCGTGCTGAACAACGGGTACTCCTTGAAAAAGTGCGGCGATCGCTCGCAGAAACTATGCTCCCAGAAGCACTACCTCCTCAACTCCAGCATGATCCCCTAAAGATTTTAGTAAAAGGAGGTAGTACCTTGGTGATCAGCGGTGTTTTAAAAGCTCTGTTGATGCGACAAATTGCCCAACAGTTTGCCCGTTATTTTATAACCCGTCAGGCGACCCAGGCGGGAACTACAGGGCTCAGTTCCCTTGTTTTAGCGCAAATGGGCAGGCGTGGTTTGACCCAAACAGCAGTGCGCTACGGTTTAACCCGAAATTTGGTTGGGGTCGTGGTTCCGGCTTTGTGGGGTTGGTTCTTAGCTGATCTTGGCTGGCGGGCGATCGCCACCAACTATGGCCGAATTATTCCAATGATTGTGACTTTGGCCCAAATCCGTCTGACGAGGGAACCCCTACCGGCCCTTTAG
- a CDS encoding hypothetical protein (conserved hypothetical protein) encodes MTNQPQFLTPDESLDVDAAQLTSPEKFLTRLTISSQRLLGIIAQDLDCSIEQLSHQQIIQWFEKDAKIRQEQGPETAVLKW; translated from the coding sequence ATGACCAATCAGCCTCAATTTTTAACCCCTGACGAATCCCTAGACGTTGATGCGGCTCAACTCACCAGTCCCGAAAAATTTCTGACCCGCCTGACCATCTCTTCCCAACGCTTACTGGGAATCATCGCCCAAGATTTAGACTGCTCCATAGAACAACTCAGTCATCAACAGATTATCCAGTGGTTTGAAAAAGATGCAAAAATTCGCCAAGAGCAGGGTCCAGAGACAGCGGTGCTCAAGTGGTAG
- a CDS encoding permease protein of iron(III) ABC transporter, which produces MTLAIAALIALPILSVLDSVFTASGDVWRHLVETVLGRYILNSLWLMLGVGSGVMVLGVATAWLVTMCRFRGKGLWEVLLLLPLAAPAYLLAYIYTDILDYFGWVQQLLRGFFGWQSAQDYWFPNVRSLWGAMVMLVLVLYPYVYLLARVAFLEQSVTTLEASRVLGCGPWKSFWAIALPLARPAITAGVALALMETLNDFGTVQYFGVETFTTGIYRTWFGLGAPQAAAQLAAVLMLFIGGLLVLEKWSRHQAQYYQTSNNYNKPQAYELAGWRAFLATVVCAVPVLLGFVVPVGTLLEMAFNRPQAQFRSQFWEFAQHSFVLASLTAVLAVAIALVLAYGQRLNGNLWLLQLGIRISSLGYAIPGSVIAVGILIPIGQFDNAIANFFREQFNISTGLLLSGTITALVFAYLVRFLAVSFGTVETSLGKIKPTLDDASRSLGYTPLRTLIQVHTPLMWSGLLTAAMLVFVDVMKELPATLVIRPFNFDTLAIKVYQYASDERLVEASVPALIILAVGLIPVIFLSWRIAHARDEQT; this is translated from the coding sequence ATGACCTTGGCGATCGCCGCCTTGATTGCCCTCCCCATTTTGTCTGTATTAGATAGTGTATTTACGGCATCTGGGGATGTGTGGCGTCATTTGGTAGAGACAGTTTTAGGCCGTTATATTTTAAATTCCCTCTGGTTAATGCTTGGGGTTGGCAGCGGCGTGATGGTTTTGGGGGTGGCAACAGCTTGGTTGGTCACTATGTGTCGTTTTCGGGGCAAGGGTCTCTGGGAAGTGCTTTTGTTATTACCTTTGGCGGCTCCAGCTTATCTCTTAGCCTACATCTACACTGATATTTTGGATTATTTTGGCTGGGTGCAGCAGTTATTAAGGGGTTTCTTCGGTTGGCAGTCGGCCCAGGACTATTGGTTTCCTAATGTTCGCTCCCTCTGGGGAGCAATGGTCATGTTGGTCCTTGTGCTGTATCCCTATGTGTATCTTTTAGCTCGGGTCGCTTTTCTAGAGCAATCGGTCACAACCCTAGAGGCAAGTCGGGTTTTGGGCTGTGGCCCCTGGAAAAGTTTTTGGGCGATCGCCTTGCCCTTAGCGCGACCAGCAATCACAGCGGGCGTTGCTTTAGCCCTGATGGAAACCCTCAATGATTTTGGGACAGTACAATATTTCGGCGTTGAAACTTTCACAACAGGTATTTATCGCACTTGGTTTGGTTTGGGTGCCCCCCAGGCCGCTGCCCAGTTAGCGGCGGTGTTGATGTTGTTTATTGGTGGGCTGTTGGTCTTAGAGAAATGGTCTCGCCACCAAGCCCAGTATTATCAAACCAGCAATAACTACAATAAGCCCCAGGCCTATGAACTGGCGGGCTGGCGCGCTTTTCTTGCAACGGTTGTTTGTGCTGTGCCTGTTCTTCTGGGTTTCGTTGTGCCTGTGGGAACCCTTTTAGAAATGGCCTTCAATCGTCCCCAGGCTCAATTTCGATCACAATTTTGGGAGTTTGCTCAACATAGTTTTGTTTTGGCCAGTCTGACGGCGGTTTTGGCGGTGGCGATCGCCTTGGTTTTGGCCTATGGGCAGCGGCTCAATGGTAATCTTTGGCTGCTGCAATTGGGGATCCGGATTTCTTCTTTGGGTTATGCCATTCCGGGTTCAGTGATTGCCGTGGGGATCTTGATTCCCATTGGCCAGTTTGATAATGCGATCGCCAACTTTTTTCGTGAACAGTTCAATATCTCCACAGGACTCCTGTTAAGTGGAACGATTACCGCCTTGGTTTTTGCCTATCTTGTGCGTTTCTTGGCCGTGTCTTTCGGTACAGTCGAAACTAGCCTGGGCAAAATTAAACCCACCCTCGATGATGCTTCCCGGAGTTTGGGGTATACCCCCCTAAGGACTCTGATTCAGGTACATACACCCCTAATGTGGAGTGGGTTATTGACCGCGGCGATGCTCGTGTTTGTAGACGTAATGAAAGAGCTTCCCGCAACCTTGGTAATCCGCCCCTTCAACTTTGATACCCTAGCGATCAAGGTTTATCAATATGCTTCCGATGAACGCCTTGTGGAAGCTTCTGTGCCCGCTCTAATCATTTTGGCGGTGGGGCTAATCCCAGTGATTTTTTTGAGTTGGCGCATTGCCCATGCCCGAGATGAACAAACGTAA